The following are encoded together in the Flavobacterium sp. TR2 genome:
- a CDS encoding peptide chain release factor 3, translating to MSFLKEIQRRRTFGIISHPDAGKTTLTEKLLLFGGAIQEAGAVKNNKIKKGATSDFMEIERQRGISVSTSVLAFNYKDKKINILDTPGHKDFAEDTFRTLTAVDSVIVVIDVAKGVEEQTEKLVAVCRMRNIPMIVFINKLDREGKDAFDLMDEVEQKLGLKVTPLSFPIGMGYDFQGIYNLWEENINLFSGDSRKNIEETIAFSDVQNNPELDKIVGEKAANKLREELELIDEVYPKFERQDYLDGKIQPVFFGSALNNFGVRELLDCFITIAPSPRAKDSETRTVEPTEEKMSGFVFKIHANMDPKHRDRLAFIKIVSGTFERNKPYYHVRQKKNLKFSSPNAFFAEKKEIVDISYPGDIVGLHDTGNFKIGDTLTEGEIMSFKGIPSFSPEHFRYINNADPMKAKQLEKGVDQLMDEGVAQLFTLEMNNRKVIGTVGALQYEVIQYRLEHEYGAKCTYENFPVHKACWVKPDDAKNEEFKEFKRIKQKFLAHDKYGQLVFLADSDFTIQMTQSKYPSVKLYFTSEFD from the coding sequence ATGAGCTTTTTAAAAGAAATACAACGCAGAAGAACATTTGGAATCATCTCGCACCCCGATGCCGGTAAAACAACTTTAACTGAAAAATTACTGTTGTTTGGAGGGGCTATTCAGGAAGCAGGAGCTGTAAAAAACAACAAAATTAAAAAAGGAGCAACGAGTGACTTTATGGAAATCGAGCGTCAGAGAGGTATCTCGGTTTCGACTTCTGTGCTTGCTTTTAACTATAAAGATAAAAAAATCAATATCCTGGACACTCCTGGACACAAGGATTTTGCTGAGGATACCTTTAGAACTTTAACCGCTGTTGACAGTGTTATTGTTGTAATTGACGTTGCAAAAGGGGTTGAGGAACAAACAGAAAAATTAGTAGCTGTTTGTAGAATGCGTAACATTCCTATGATCGTTTTCATCAATAAATTAGACCGTGAGGGTAAAGATGCTTTCGATTTGATGGATGAAGTAGAACAAAAATTAGGCCTTAAAGTTACACCATTAAGTTTTCCTATCGGAATGGGTTATGATTTCCAAGGAATTTACAATCTATGGGAAGAAAATATTAATCTTTTTAGTGGGGACAGCCGTAAAAATATTGAAGAAACAATTGCTTTTTCTGATGTGCAAAACAATCCGGAATTAGATAAAATTGTGGGAGAAAAAGCGGCTAATAAACTTCGTGAAGAATTAGAATTGATCGATGAGGTTTACCCAAAATTTGAGCGTCAGGATTATTTGGATGGAAAAATCCAGCCAGTATTCTTTGGATCTGCTTTAAATAACTTTGGAGTTCGCGAATTGTTAGATTGCTTCATTACAATCGCACCATCTCCAAGAGCAAAAGATTCTGAAACACGAACAGTTGAACCTACAGAAGAAAAAATGTCGGGATTTGTTTTCAAAATCCACGCAAATATGGATCCTAAACACCGTGACCGTTTAGCTTTCATCAAAATTGTATCTGGAACTTTCGAAAGAAACAAACCATATTACCACGTTCGCCAAAAGAAAAATTTAAAATTCTCTAGTCCGAATGCCTTTTTTGCAGAAAAAAAAGAAATCGTTGATATTTCTTACCCTGGTGATATTGTTGGTTTACACGATACCGGAAACTTTAAAATTGGAGATACTTTAACCGAAGGCGAAATCATGAGCTTTAAAGGGATTCCGAGTTTCTCTCCAGAGCACTTTAGATACATTAACAACGCTGATCCAATGAAAGCAAAACAATTGGAAAAAGGTGTTGACCAGCTAATGGATGAAGGTGTTGCTCAGTTGTTTACTTTAGAAATGAACAATCGTAAAGTTATCGGAACTGTTGGAGCGCTTCAATACGAGGTAATTCAATACCGTTTAGAGCACGAATACGGAGCAAAATGTACTTATGAAAACTTCCCGGTGCATAAAGCTTGTTGGGTTAAGCCTGATGACGCTAAAAATGAAGAGTTTAAAGAATTTAAGCGTATCAAACAAAAATTCTTGGCTCATGATAAATACGGTCAATTGGTATTCTTAGCCGATTCTGATTTCACTATTCAAATGACGCAGAGTAAATACCCAAGTGTGAAATTATACTTTACATCTGAGTTTGATTAA
- a CDS encoding alpha-amylase has translation MKKPILKLCLITAFTGLLYSCSQNEISESDSKAESQNFKIIDVTHHDGKPFSTGTSSSSPTGKYVDNPGGGVMMQAFYWDVPSGGNWWNTISSKVTAWGNAGIGSIWLPPASKAQNGAFSMGYDPTDYFDFGDYNQNGSVETRFGSKTELVNLITAAHNENIKVYADIVINHNSGGQSEANPFTGTNTWTNFTGVASGKFPRNYNDFYKNSYGNNDEGSFGGFPDLCHTAPNVQNWLWLRADGVGKYYKNTMKFDGWRFDYVKGFGAWVVNAWNANVGGFSVGELWDSNVNVLNDWANNANSSVFDFACYYKMNDAFDGNNLALLNDDMMWKRNPYKAVTFVTNHDTDEIWNKMLAYSYILTHEGYPTIFYRDYEEWLDKNKLNNLIWIHNNKATGTTSILYSDNDEYVARRNGYNGNPGLVVYINNSDVWQERWIQTNWANTQIKDFTGNSSWYPTTQADKWVKIQCPPKGYSIWSINQ, from the coding sequence ATGAAAAAACCTATTTTAAAATTATGCCTTATAACGGCATTTACTGGACTGCTGTATTCTTGTTCTCAAAATGAAATCAGTGAATCTGATTCAAAAGCTGAAAGCCAAAATTTTAAAATTATTGATGTTACGCATCATGATGGAAAACCATTTAGCACAGGCACTTCAAGCTCTTCTCCAACTGGAAAATATGTTGACAATCCAGGCGGAGGCGTTATGATGCAAGCTTTTTATTGGGATGTTCCTTCGGGAGGAAATTGGTGGAACACCATAAGTAGCAAAGTTACTGCTTGGGGTAACGCTGGAATTGGCTCTATATGGCTTCCACCTGCATCAAAAGCACAAAACGGAGCTTTTTCGATGGGGTATGATCCAACAGATTACTTTGATTTTGGAGATTACAATCAGAATGGAAGTGTAGAAACCAGATTTGGATCAAAAACTGAATTGGTAAATTTAATTACAGCTGCTCACAACGAAAACATCAAAGTTTATGCAGATATCGTAATCAACCATAATAGCGGCGGACAGTCTGAGGCAAATCCTTTTACAGGAACAAATACGTGGACAAATTTTACAGGAGTTGCTTCTGGTAAATTCCCTCGCAACTATAATGATTTTTATAAAAACAGTTACGGAAATAATGACGAAGGCTCTTTTGGAGGTTTTCCTGATTTATGTCACACTGCGCCAAATGTTCAGAACTGGCTGTGGCTGCGTGCGGATGGTGTCGGGAAATATTATAAAAATACAATGAAATTTGATGGCTGGAGATTCGACTACGTAAAAGGTTTTGGCGCATGGGTTGTTAATGCATGGAATGCGAATGTTGGCGGGTTTTCTGTTGGAGAATTATGGGATTCGAATGTAAATGTCTTAAATGACTGGGCAAACAATGCAAACAGTTCTGTATTTGACTTTGCTTGCTACTACAAAATGAATGATGCTTTTGATGGTAACAATTTGGCTCTTTTGAATGATGACATGATGTGGAAACGCAATCCGTACAAAGCAGTAACTTTTGTAACCAATCATGATACCGATGAAATCTGGAACAAAATGTTGGCTTACTCCTATATATTAACTCATGAAGGCTATCCAACAATTTTCTACAGAGATTATGAAGAATGGCTAGACAAAAACAAATTGAACAATCTAATCTGGATTCACAATAATAAAGCGACTGGAACAACTTCTATCTTATATTCTGACAATGACGAATACGTGGCGAGAAGAAACGGTTACAACGGAAATCCTGGACTAGTAGTTTACATCAACAACTCAGATGTTTGGCAGGAAAGATGGATTCAGACCAATTGGGCCAATACTCAAATTAAAGATTTTACAGGAAACTCATCTTGGTATCCGACAACTCAAGCCGATAAATGGGTAAAAATACAATGTCCTCCAAAAGGATATTCAATTTGGTCAATTAATCAGTAA
- a CDS encoding peptidylprolyl isomerase: MLLKKLQLKTIDYKFALTICFFLFLTPIITAQEIIPDVVAQKPVETPSGGKLKIDGIIATVGDYIVLDSDIDKGFLEITAQGGSIKDITRCQMLGKLLEDKLYAHQAIQDSIIVSDAEVRSMMEERLNYMTQQVGDINKVVEYYKKSSVEEFKTYFADILKEQKLASEMRDKIVKDVEITPEEVRNFFKKIPKDELPTFGAEMEVAQIVVEPKISKEDKQKVIDRLNAIRKDVLEGSSFATKAVLYSQDPGSSPNGGYYKMTRKTPFVKEFKDVAFSLQAGEISEPFETTFGYHIIMVEKIKGQEVELRHILIAPTVSEAALKEAKERITNIRNKIVNKEITFAEAARTESDEKETRTNGGTLVNPTTQDTRFELTKMDPTLYSQVSNLKGDEVSQPLLNTDDKGKKTYKLITVTNRIDEHTADYAKDYTKIKELALKEKQINAIAKWFDTKIKDTYIKIIGEYKDCTFANNWLKK; the protein is encoded by the coding sequence ATGTTATTAAAAAAATTACAGCTAAAAACAATTGATTACAAGTTTGCACTAACAATTTGTTTTTTTCTTTTTTTAACTCCAATTATCACAGCGCAAGAAATTATTCCTGATGTTGTTGCTCAAAAGCCAGTTGAAACTCCTTCTGGCGGAAAATTGAAAATAGATGGAATTATTGCTACAGTAGGAGATTATATTGTTTTAGACTCTGATATCGATAAAGGATTTTTAGAAATTACTGCGCAAGGCGGATCTATAAAAGACATTACTAGATGCCAGATGCTTGGTAAACTTTTAGAAGACAAACTATACGCTCACCAAGCTATTCAGGATAGTATTATTGTGAGTGATGCCGAAGTTCGAAGCATGATGGAAGAGCGTCTTAACTACATGACGCAACAAGTAGGTGACATTAATAAAGTAGTTGAATACTATAAAAAAAGCTCTGTTGAAGAATTTAAAACTTATTTTGCAGACATCTTAAAGGAGCAAAAGCTGGCTTCTGAGATGAGAGATAAGATTGTAAAAGATGTTGAGATTACTCCAGAAGAAGTTCGTAATTTCTTTAAGAAAATCCCAAAAGATGAATTGCCAACTTTTGGAGCAGAAATGGAAGTTGCGCAAATTGTCGTAGAACCTAAAATTTCTAAAGAAGATAAGCAAAAAGTAATTGATAGATTAAATGCTATAAGAAAAGATGTTCTTGAGGGATCTAGTTTTGCAACCAAAGCAGTTTTGTATTCTCAGGATCCTGGTTCTTCTCCAAACGGAGGATATTACAAAATGACAAGAAAAACGCCTTTTGTAAAAGAATTTAAAGATGTTGCTTTTAGTTTGCAGGCTGGAGAAATTTCAGAGCCATTTGAGACAACTTTTGGTTATCATATTATTATGGTAGAAAAAATTAAAGGGCAAGAAGTTGAATTGCGTCATATTTTGATCGCTCCAACCGTTTCAGAAGCTGCTTTAAAAGAAGCAAAAGAGAGAATTACCAATATTAGAAATAAAATTGTTAATAAGGAAATTACTTTTGCTGAAGCGGCTAGGACAGAATCAGACGAAAAAGAAACTAGAACAAATGGAGGGACATTGGTGAACCCAACAACTCAAGACACTCGATTTGAGTTGACAAAAATGGATCCAACCTTATATAGCCAAGTTTCAAATTTAAAAGGAGATGAAGTTTCTCAGCCACTTTTAAATACAGATGATAAAGGCAAGAAAACCTATAAGCTGATTACCGTTACAAACAGAATTGATGAGCATACTGCTGACTATGCTAAAGATTATACTAAAATTAAAGAATTAGCATTAAAAGAAAAGCAGATTAACGCAATTGCAAAATGGTTTGATACTAAAATTAAAGACACTTACATCAAAATCATTGGAGAGTATAAAGACTGTACTTTTGCGAACAACTGGTTGAAAAAATAA
- a CDS encoding MoxR family ATPase — protein MSDVTAIHNLVQKRNELKKEIAKIIVGQDAVVDQILLCIFSGGHALLIGVPGLAKTLMINTLSQALGLDFKRIQFTPDLMPSDILGSEILDENRNFKFIKGPIFSNIILADEINRTPPKTQAALLEAMQERSVTIAGQHHKLDLPYFVLATQNPIEQEGTYPLPEAQLDRFMFAIKLEYPTFEEEVQVVKRTTSDVRTEINPLFNAQEIIDFQHLIRRIPVADNVIEYAVTLVSKTRPDNSLTNDFVKNYLDWGAGPRASQNLILAAKAHAAFNGKFSPDIEDVQAVATGILRHRIIKNYKADAEGITEETIIKKLM, from the coding sequence ATGTCTGACGTAACAGCAATTCACAATTTAGTTCAAAAAAGAAACGAATTAAAAAAAGAAATAGCGAAAATCATTGTAGGGCAAGACGCCGTTGTAGATCAAATTTTACTTTGTATATTTTCTGGAGGACACGCGCTTTTAATTGGAGTTCCGGGTTTGGCTAAAACCTTAATGATAAATACTTTGTCTCAGGCTTTAGGGTTAGATTTTAAAAGAATTCAGTTTACGCCAGATTTAATGCCTTCGGATATTTTAGGGAGTGAAATTTTGGATGAAAATAGAAATTTTAAATTCATCAAAGGGCCAATTTTTTCTAATATAATTTTGGCTGATGAGATTAATAGAACACCTCCAAAAACTCAGGCAGCACTGTTAGAAGCTATGCAGGAGAGATCAGTAACTATTGCGGGTCAGCACCATAAATTAGATTTGCCATATTTTGTTTTAGCAACTCAAAACCCAATTGAGCAAGAAGGAACTTATCCGTTGCCAGAAGCGCAATTAGACCGTTTTATGTTTGCTATTAAATTAGAATATCCAACTTTTGAAGAAGAAGTTCAGGTAGTAAAACGAACGACTTCTGATGTTAGAACAGAAATAAACCCGTTGTTTAATGCGCAGGAAATTATCGATTTTCAGCACTTAATCCGTAGAATTCCAGTTGCAGATAATGTTATAGAATATGCAGTAACGCTGGTAAGCAAAACACGCCCAGATAATTCTTTGACCAATGATTTTGTGAAAAATTATTTGGACTGGGGAGCAGGGCCAAGAGCTTCGCAAAATTTAATTTTAGCTGCAAAAGCACACGCCGCGTTTAACGGAAAATTTTCACCAGACATTGAAGATGTCCAAGCGGTGGCAACAGGAATTCTTCGCCATAGAATTATTAAAAATTATAAAGCAGATGCTGAAGGAATTACAGAAGAAACAATCATTAAAAAGCTGATGTAA
- a CDS encoding bifunctional aconitate hydratase 2/2-methylisocitrate dehydratase, whose amino-acid sequence MNIYQDYLQEIEERKNQGLHPKPIDGAELLSEIIAQIKDVDNAYREDSLKFFIYNTLPGTTSAAGEKAKFLKEIILGQSVVKEITPAFAFELLSHMKGGPSIEVLLDLALGNDAAIAKQAADVLKTQVFLYDADTDRLKEAFKSGNAIAREIIESYAQAEFFTKLPEVDEEIKVVTYIAGEGDISTDLLSPGNQAHSRSDRELHGKCMITPEAQAEIQALQAKHPDASVMLIAEKGTMGVGSSRMSGVNNVALWTGKQASPYVPFVNIAPIVGGTNGISPIFLTTVDVTGGIGIDLKNWVKKVDADGKPVLNENNEPILEQAYSVATGTVLTINTQTKKLYNGDQELIDISRSFTPQKKEFIRAGGSYAIVFGKKLQTFAAKVLDIEAPAVFAPSKEISNEGQGLTAVEKIFNKNAVGIAPGKVLHAGSDVRVEVNIVGSQDTTGLMTAQELESMAATVISPIVDGAYQSGCHTASVWDKKAQANIPKLMKFMNNFGLITARDPKGVYHSMTDVIHKVLNDITIDEWAIIIGGDSHTRMSKGVAFGADSGTVALALATGEASMPIPESVKVTFVGDMKGYMDFRDVVHATQAQMLKKFNGENVFQGRIIEVHIGTLTADQAFTFTDWTAEMKAKASICISEDDTLIESLEIAKGRIQIMIDKGMDNDRQVLQGLINKADKRIAEIKSGEKPALTPDANAKYYAEVVVDLDQIAEPMIADPDVNNKDVSKRYTHDTIRPLSFYGGEKKVDLGFIGSCMVHKGDMKILAQMLKNVEAQNGKVEFNAPLVVAPPTYNIVDELKAEGDWEVLQKYSGFEFDDNAPKSAARTEYENMLYLERPGCNLCMGNQEKAAKGDTVMATSTRLFQGRVVEDKEGKKGESLLSSTPVVVLSTILGRTPTMEEYTAAVDGINLTKFAPSNKQLVM is encoded by the coding sequence ATGAATATTTATCAGGATTACCTTCAAGAAATTGAAGAAAGAAAAAATCAAGGGTTACACCCTAAACCAATCGATGGAGCTGAATTGTTAAGCGAAATCATTGCTCAAATTAAAGATGTTGATAACGCATACCGCGAAGATTCTCTTAAGTTTTTTATTTACAATACTTTACCGGGTACTACAAGTGCTGCTGGTGAAAAAGCAAAGTTTTTAAAAGAAATTATTTTAGGTCAATCTGTAGTTAAAGAGATTACGCCTGCTTTTGCTTTTGAATTGTTATCACACATGAAGGGCGGGCCTTCAATTGAAGTGTTATTGGATTTGGCTTTAGGAAATGATGCTGCAATTGCTAAACAGGCTGCTGATGTTCTTAAAACACAAGTTTTCCTTTACGATGCAGATACAGATCGTTTGAAAGAAGCGTTCAAAAGTGGTAATGCAATCGCTAGAGAAATTATTGAAAGTTATGCGCAAGCTGAATTCTTCACGAAACTTCCAGAAGTTGATGAAGAGATTAAGGTTGTTACTTATATTGCTGGAGAAGGTGATATCTCAACAGATTTATTGTCTCCAGGAAACCAAGCTCACTCACGTTCAGATCGTGAGCTTCACGGGAAATGTATGATTACGCCTGAGGCACAAGCTGAAATTCAGGCGTTACAAGCTAAGCACCCAGATGCAAGTGTGATGCTAATTGCTGAAAAAGGAACAATGGGAGTTGGTTCTTCTCGTATGTCGGGAGTAAACAACGTTGCGCTTTGGACAGGGAAACAGGCAAGCCCATACGTTCCATTTGTAAATATCGCTCCAATTGTTGGAGGAACAAATGGTATTTCTCCAATTTTTCTTACTACAGTAGACGTAACGGGAGGTATCGGAATTGACCTTAAAAACTGGGTTAAAAAAGTTGATGCAGATGGAAAGCCAGTATTGAATGAAAATAATGAGCCAATTCTTGAGCAAGCATATTCTGTTGCTACAGGAACTGTTTTGACGATTAATACTCAAACAAAAAAATTATACAATGGGGATCAGGAATTAATTGATATTTCTAGATCATTCACGCCTCAAAAGAAAGAATTCATTAGAGCTGGAGGATCTTATGCAATTGTATTTGGTAAAAAACTTCAAACTTTCGCAGCGAAAGTTTTAGATATTGAAGCTCCTGCTGTATTTGCTCCATCAAAAGAAATTTCTAATGAAGGGCAAGGTTTAACAGCGGTAGAGAAAATCTTCAACAAAAATGCTGTTGGTATTGCTCCAGGAAAAGTTTTGCACGCAGGATCAGACGTTCGTGTAGAGGTTAATATTGTTGGTTCTCAAGATACTACAGGTCTTATGACAGCTCAGGAATTAGAGTCTATGGCTGCTACAGTTATTTCTCCAATTGTTGATGGTGCTTACCAGTCAGGTTGCCATACAGCTTCAGTTTGGGACAAAAAAGCGCAGGCAAACATTCCTAAATTGATGAAATTTATGAACAACTTCGGGTTAATCACAGCTCGTGACCCTAAAGGCGTTTATCATTCAATGACAGACGTAATCCATAAAGTGCTTAACGACATTACTATCGACGAGTGGGCAATCATTATTGGTGGTGACTCTCATACAAGAATGTCTAAAGGTGTTGCTTTTGGTGCTGACTCAGGAACTGTTGCTCTTGCTCTTGCTACTGGTGAGGCTTCTATGCCAATCCCAGAATCTGTAAAAGTGACTTTCGTAGGTGATATGAAAGGTTATATGGATTTTCGTGATGTTGTTCACGCTACACAAGCTCAAATGCTTAAGAAATTCAACGGAGAGAACGTATTCCAAGGTAGAATTATCGAGGTTCACATCGGGACTCTTACTGCTGACCAAGCCTTTACATTTACAGACTGGACTGCAGAGATGAAAGCTAAAGCTTCTATCTGTATTTCAGAAGATGATACTTTAATCGAATCATTGGAAATTGCTAAAGGCAGAATCCAAATCATGATCGACAAAGGAATGGATAATGACAGACAAGTTCTTCAAGGATTAATCAACAAAGCTGATAAGAGAATTGCTGAAATTAAATCTGGCGAAAAACCAGCTTTAACTCCAGATGCAAATGCTAAATACTATGCTGAAGTTGTAGTTGATTTGGATCAAATTGCTGAGCCAATGATCGCTGACCCAGATGTAAATAACAAAGATGTTTCTAAACGTTATACTCACGATACCATCAGACCATTATCTTTCTATGGTGGAGAGAAAAAAGTAGATCTAGGATTTATTGGTTCTTGTATGGTTCACAAAGGAGATATGAAAATTTTGGCTCAAATGTTGAAAAATGTTGAGGCACAAAATGGAAAAGTTGAATTTAATGCTCCTCTTGTAGTGGCTCCTCCAACTTACAACATCGTAGATGAATTGAAAGCAGAAGGAGACTGGGAAGTTTTACAGAAATACTCAGGTTTCGAGTTTGATGATAATGCTCCAAAATCAGCGGCGCGTACAGAATACGAAAATATGTTGTATTTAGAGCGCCCTGGATGTAACCTATGTATGGGTAACCAAGAAAAAGCGGCTAAAGGAGATACGGTAATGGCAACATCTACTCGTTTATTCCAAGGAAGAGTTGTAGAAGATAAAGAAGGTAAAAAAGGAGAATCATTGCTTTCTTCTACGCCAGTTGTTGTTCTTTCTACAATTTTAGGTAGAACTCCAACAATGGAAGAATACACTGCTGCGGTTGATGGTATTAACTTAACTAAGTTTGCTCCTTCTAACAAGCAATTGGTAATGTAG
- a CDS encoding aconitate hydratase — MAFDIEMIKKVYENMSSRVDKAREIVGRPLTLTEKILYNHLWEGNPTKAFGRGVDYVDFAPDRVACQDATAQMALLQFMHAGKSKVAVPTTVHCDHLIQAKVDAVTDLARAKTQSNEVFDFLSSVSNKYGIGFWKPGAGIIHQVVLENYAFPGGMMIGTDSHTVNAGGLGMVAIGVGGADAVDVMSGMAWELKFPKLIGVKLTGKLSGWTAPKDVILKVAGILTVKGGTGAIVEYFGEGAKAMSCTGKGTICNMGAEIGATTSTFGYDDSMSRYLRSTNRADVADAADKIASYLTGDPEVYANPEKYFDQVIEINLSTLEPHLNGPFTPDLATPISKMKEEAIKNNWPLQVQYGLIGSCTNSSYEDISRAASLAKQVAAKNLKTKAKFTITPGSEVVRSTIERDGFIDTFNKINATVFANACGPCIGMWDREGAEKEERNTIVHSFNRNFSKRADGNPNTLAFVGSPELVTALAIAGDLGFNPLTDKLINEDGEEVMLDEPTGAELPAKGFYAEDPGFQAPAEDGSNVQVVVNPTSERLQLLAPFNAWDGKNITGAKLLIKAFGKCTTDHISMAGPWLRFRGHLDNISNNMLIGAVNAYNQKTNSVKNQLTGEYDAVPAVARAYKAAGVPSIVVGDHNYGEGSSREHAAMEPRFLGVKAVLVKSFARIHETNLKKQGLLGLTFANEADYDKIQEDDTINFLDLTEFAPGKPLTLEFVHADGTKDIILANHTYNEGQIGWFVAGSALNLIAAGKA; from the coding sequence ATGGCTTTTGATATCGAAATGATTAAAAAAGTGTACGAAAATATGTCAAGTCGCGTTGATAAAGCGCGTGAGATTGTTGGTCGTCCACTTACTTTAACGGAGAAAATTTTATACAATCACCTTTGGGAAGGAAATCCTACTAAGGCGTTTGGAAGAGGGGTTGATTACGTTGATTTTGCACCAGACCGAGTAGCTTGTCAGGATGCAACTGCACAAATGGCGCTATTACAGTTTATGCACGCCGGTAAATCTAAAGTGGCAGTTCCTACAACGGTTCACTGCGACCACCTGATTCAGGCAAAAGTAGACGCTGTAACCGATTTGGCTAGAGCAAAAACACAAAGTAATGAGGTTTTTGACTTCTTGTCTTCTGTTTCTAATAAATACGGAATCGGTTTCTGGAAACCAGGAGCTGGAATTATTCACCAGGTAGTGCTTGAAAATTATGCTTTCCCTGGCGGAATGATGATTGGTACCGATTCTCATACTGTAAATGCAGGCGGGTTAGGAATGGTTGCTATTGGTGTTGGTGGGGCAGATGCTGTAGATGTCATGTCTGGAATGGCTTGGGAGCTTAAATTTCCTAAACTTATCGGAGTGAAGTTAACGGGTAAATTATCTGGCTGGACAGCTCCAAAAGATGTTATTCTTAAAGTTGCGGGTATTTTGACCGTAAAAGGTGGTACTGGCGCTATCGTAGAATATTTTGGAGAAGGCGCAAAAGCGATGTCTTGTACTGGTAAAGGAACGATTTGTAATATGGGAGCTGAGATTGGAGCTACAACCTCAACTTTTGGCTACGATGATTCTATGAGCCGTTATTTGCGTTCTACAAATAGAGCAGATGTGGCTGATGCTGCAGATAAAATCGCTTCTTATTTAACAGGAGATCCAGAAGTATATGCTAACCCTGAAAAATATTTCGATCAAGTTATCGAAATCAACTTATCTACGTTAGAACCGCACTTAAACGGTCCTTTTACGCCAGATTTAGCTACTCCGATTTCTAAAATGAAAGAAGAAGCTATCAAAAACAATTGGCCGTTACAGGTTCAGTATGGTTTGATTGGCTCTTGTACAAACTCATCTTACGAAGATATTTCTCGCGCTGCATCTTTAGCAAAACAAGTGGCTGCGAAAAATTTAAAAACGAAAGCGAAATTTACAATCACTCCAGGTTCTGAAGTCGTGCGTTCTACAATAGAAAGAGACGGATTTATCGATACTTTTAATAAAATCAACGCAACAGTATTTGCAAATGCCTGCGGACCATGTATTGGTATGTGGGATAGAGAAGGGGCGGAAAAAGAAGAAAGAAACACTATTGTGCATTCTTTCAATAGAAATTTCTCTAAACGTGCAGACGGTAACCCAAACACTTTGGCATTCGTAGGTTCTCCAGAATTGGTAACAGCTTTGGCAATTGCAGGAGATTTAGGATTTAATCCATTAACAGATAAATTAATCAATGAAGATGGCGAAGAAGTAATGCTTGATGAGCCTACTGGAGCCGAACTTCCTGCTAAAGGTTTCTATGCTGAAGACCCAGGTTTTCAGGCTCCGGCAGAAGACGGCTCAAATGTTCAGGTAGTTGTTAATCCGACCTCAGAGCGCTTACAGTTATTAGCTCCTTTTAATGCTTGGGACGGGAAAAATATTACAGGTGCTAAATTATTAATCAAAGCATTCGGAAAATGTACTACAGACCATATTTCTATGGCTGGACCTTGGTTGCGTTTCCGTGGGCACTTAGATAATATTTCTAACAATATGCTTATTGGAGCTGTAAATGCTTACAATCAAAAAACAAACTCTGTAAAAAATCAATTGACTGGCGAATACGATGCTGTTCCTGCAGTTGCCCGCGCATACAAAGCGGCAGGAGTTCCATCTATTGTGGTTGGAGATCATAATTACGGAGAAGGTTCTTCTCGTGAGCACGCTGCTATGGAGCCTCGTTTCTTAGGAGTTAAAGCAGTATTAGTGAAATCTTTCGCTCGTATTCACGAAACAAATCTTAAAAAACAAGGTCTTTTAGGATTGACATTTGCAAATGAAGCAGACTATGACAAAATCCAAGAAGATGATACTATTAACTTCTTAGATTTAACAGAATTTGCGCCAGGCAAACCATTGACATTAGAATTTGTTCATGCAGATGGCACAAAAGATATTATCTTAGCAAACCATACTTACAACGAAGGTCAGATTGGCTGGTTTGTAGCTGGTTCTGCATTGAATTTGATTGCAGCTGGAAAAGCTTAA